gagatgccggggactgaacctgggaccttctgcttcccaagcagatgctctaccactgagccaccgtccctccccaaatcttcttcatcttcttccacaTGGACACGTGGCATTCACCTGCCtggcagggatggggagagggagaagcagTGCCCACTGTCTTGACCATGTCTTGTTTCCTAGCCCCTGGCGCTGGTGGCATGGGGTGCCACCCTGCAGATGGCGAAGGTGGAACTGGCCCACGCTATGGCTTGGCTGAAGAAGCATGCCACCCAAGAGAGCAGAAGCAAGCCCTGGGTGGGCAGGAGGTATCGCCATCTGATGAAGCGCCCGGCAGCGCGTTACATGGACAGAGCTGTGTGCCCAGCACATCGGATGCAGGTGAGGCAGCTCAGAGAGAATCTGCTAGGCAACTTGGCAATATGATGAGTCTATTGAGGGCTACTAACCACGGTGACAGAGGGgaatctccatattcagaggcactaaacctctgaatcccagagctaggaggtaacaataggggaaggccttggcttctgggccctgttgttggccctccagaggaactggttggcaattgtgtgagacaggagggcagactggatggactattggtctgatccagcagagcttttctaGTGTTCTTACCAGGGAAAGACCTTGGCCcttatgccctgttgctggccatgcagaggaactggttggccactgtgtgggacaggatgctggattagatggaccactggtgtgatccagtagggttcttcttgtgttcttatgaaggcttcggcctctgtgccctgttgtaggccctccagaggaactggttggccactgtgtggaacgggatgctggactggatggaccactgatgtgatccagcagggctcttcttgtgttcttatgaaggcctcggcctttgtgccctgttgtaggccctccagaggaactggctggccactgtgtgggacaggatgctggagttaGATGGACCAGTGGCTCTTCTTAAGTTATTATGTGGTGATGCAAGCTGGTGTGCCGAGAAGCTTCAAGCTTGCCTGTGTACAAACTGTGTATGTTGTTTTTCCTGGGCTGCCCACTGTAGACCTTCCCCTGCCCATCTGTGGGGCTCAGCGCTTGCATTTTGGACTCTCACACTTGAATTGCTTTTGGCAGCCTTAAAAGGTAGAGAAGTTTAGATTCCTACCTGACTGTTAATGGGTTTGTTTCTTTTGATCTTGGCCATGGACAGGTGTTGTGTCTTTTTTGCACCTCTGCGTTGTTAGGTCACCTTGAGACAGTGGGATGATGTTTTAAATCAAAAAAATTTCCAAGAGGGCTAAACTGCAGAGACACTACCCTGAACCCCTGATTACGAAAACATCCTCCTGTCTTTCCATTTTTAACACCAGCAAATTTACTTTCGAGAGCACGTTCAGTCATAGCTTCCCAAATGGATAACTAATGAGGTTGTCCCAAATAATCCTATATATCAAAGAATGATGTATTTCTGAACATTCTTAGTTGGATTCATATATCTCACCATCTAACATAAGCAGGCTGTGTTTCCGCTGGATTATGtctattattgttatttttataagcCTCTGTAATGCATGTTGAATCTCTACTGTTTAATTTGTATATTATTTTACGTTTAATTAAATTggttaaaagtttaaaaaaaacaacagcagcagcaaataaTTAGACTGGAGAGTGCCTCTCGTAGAGAATTTCTGTATTTGCTCAGAATAGGAGCCTGTGGACAGCCCTCCCTTTCACAGGCTCGGGTAGCAACAAAACTCACATCCTCCATGTGGACTcttactgggagaaccaggtgtgattctccACTCCTGTGCATGCaactgctgatatgaccttgggtcagccaaaagttctctcagagctgttcctatCAAGAGCCGTTTCTGTCCAAGCTCTGTCAgccctatctacctcacagggtgtctgttgtggggagggaatggGAAACAATATTGTAAGCACCTCTGAGATTCCTCTaagtagtaaagggtggggtagaaatctaatcttttctctctcttcttcttcttcttttctgtcgCTTTCTTCTTTGTGCCTGTAGGCTTTGCAGAAGCTTTTCTGCCATCTGGATACCAGCCGGAGCCGGCGGGAGCTGCTGGCGTCAGACAAGCAAGGCCCAGAGCAGCTTCCTCGTCCCCATGGCTCCAGCGACCGGAATTCGGCCGGAGCTAAGGAGGAGAGAGCCGCCGCAGCccttccttctgcttctccttgccCGCAGGCCAAGAGGAAGCGCGTTCTCGAGGCAGCAGAGGCCAGGGGAAGCTCCCAGCtgcctgcagtgctgcagtcactCCGCCTCAGACTGGGGAGCAGACCTTTGGTGACAACTGCCCAGACCCCAGGGGGAGTTGCTCAGAAGCGGGAGTGCCCTTGCCCGGAGGGAGGAGATCCCAACCAAGGCCCCGGCCTGCAGCTGAAGGCAGCCAAAGGGCAGGAGGCAGGGGGACGCGTACCTACGCCTCGCACCGAAGAAGCCGCCTGGGCAGCCAGCGCGCTTACCTTCTTGCTGGTCACATTGACACTGGCTGTCTTGTATACGCGGCTCCACCGGAACTGTCGCCGCGGGCAGTCTCTCTACTGGACGATGAGCGGCGAAGACGGGCGTGAGACGGTGGCCAGTGAGTAAAGCCAAGAGGGTCCCGAGGGGCCCGGCCTATGCCAAATGTGGCTGGGGCCAGGTCCCGTCCACAGCTAAGCTGCGGAACCCACTGCCACTAGATGCCACTGAACAGAGTATGGTTAGGGGAGCTGGTGTGGTATACTGGTTGTGTTGGGAGTAGTATCGGGCAGACCTCGTCTTTAATAATAGACCTCATCTTTAATAATAATTTCCCTGtaatggtggcaaatctgaccatcctgattggttggggctcagtgggactgtggggtatcagcctttggcccatcaaactttcagtcaagagtacttgtgtgccattgagtccactcctctctcccacttaagtggctgttgctagccagcaaagctgattctgttcGTAAAAGGCAACCAGCCTTAGTTCTAACAGTTACTGTGGGGACACATTATTGACCCATCACATGTTGGtcactgtctctggcctcccattggctgactcaaATCCCCATCtataccatggaagctcactgggtcagtcacactctctccTCCTAACCTACAaccttgtgaggataaaatggaggagagggaaattatATAAGCAGCTTTGGGGAGAAAGCTGTCAGGTAATTaagagcagggcttcttttgtagcaggaacacttttgcctattaagccacacaccccgatgcagccagtcctcttggagcttccagtaggccctgtacaaagagccctgtaaactcttggaggattggctacatcaggggggtgtagcctaataggcaaaggagttcctgctacaagaaaagccctgattaagagTGAATAGGCATAATCAGTGGTAGGTACCTGCAATAGACAAAAAGAACCTTCACGTTTAAAGGCAGCCTACCCAGAATACTGTGAGCAGGGTGGAGGAGCAAAATAGGATGCTGCCTTGTTTGCAGGCATGCCTGCTGGAAGAGAGAATATGTGGGCTTTGTGGGCTGCAGCTAACAGCCTGAGCTGCAAGTATTCTTGATGCACTGGAACACAAGAGCGGCCTTCCTGCATCAGATCAGTCATCCATCTCCTCCAGCATCTGTCTTGCACAAGGACcagctagctcaggggtggccaaactgaggcttggaagccacatgtggctctttcacacacatttgtgcagctctcaaagcccctaccaccccgtcagccagcttggagatggtaaattctctctttaaatcgcttctctaagccaagccagccggtagcttggagaatgcatttaaagtcgctttctttccacctcaccctctctcttgccacctatttgccttccttccttccttgcggctctcaaacatctgacgtttattctatgtggctcttacgttaaagcaagtttggccacccccgggctAGATGTTCTGGAGGACTAACAGCAGGGCCGCGAGGCCTTCTCCTGACGTTTCCTCCTTGCACCGGTATTCAGGGGCTTTACTGCCTCTGCACATGGAGGCTCTCTTGATCGCCATGGCCGCTAGCTGCTGATAGATGGTTGACCATGGAAAACTCAGTGGGGCTGCATCTTATTGTTATGCTTTTTGTAATTTTTGGTAAGCATGCGGAAGAGGGGGAAAGAACTTCCCCAACAGTGAGGACAGAACTGGATGGAAGCTGCAGCCTCCTAacatcccctcccccttctcttcgCAGCGGTCATCAAACGTCGGATCCTGTCGGCACAGAGTCGGCGCAAAAAGAGACTCCGGCAGCAGAAGGTACTTCTGCAGACGACATCTAGTGAGAGCTCCGACTAGagcctggggcggggggggagtcgCTTTCGGTGTAAAGAATCGTGGCACTCGTGGGGGCTGGAAAGGTGCCCGTTGGCACAATCCTGACACCGCCTTGGCCTTGGGAGGAGCTGGCTCCTCGCCTTGACgattctgggggttttttttcctaccaaataAAATATATCTTTCTTACCACTGTGTTTTCCCATCTGACGAAGGCAACTTAGACTCTCTAAAACTCATACCCCCAAAacctacttcatgagctactggcgttaaagttgtgagctgctgcatgaatttgtttgctctggagccatccttccggagctaagaaaaaaatgtgcgagctgggagctaaaaaaactgtgagctaactcacaccaactcagcttagagggaacactgcttacaaccctggtattccttgggaggTCGCCCATctgaatactagccagggccgacactgcttagctcccgagatctgatgagatccgatTGGCCAGGGCTGCCTTCCTACAGCCAATGCCGCAGCCTTTAGGGTGGCTATTGAGGGTTCGGCAGCCTCCGCCAGGTTTACGCTTTGCAGTCGAAGCATCAGAAAGAGCATCGGACTCCTCCATGTTCACATCTTTTATTTGGTACAAATGTACAGGACAAACAAGATTCCAGCACAGCCGCCCAGCTGCTGCCGCCACTGCAGCGGCCACCCCTCCCCTAGGCCAGGCAGAGAAtgccccccaccctgcccccctCATTTAGCAGTGGGTGTCTCCCATCCCCCAAGGAGTTTTAGGAGGGTGCCAGTAGTGCCAGCCGGGGTGCGTGCCCATGCTGAAAGCAGGCCCCTCCCTTGCCCCGGGCTTCCGAGGGCAGCCAGTCCCAGAgcaaagaagggaagaaaaggaatggggtggggtggggggagaaggaaaggggAGGCTTAGCTGAGAGCTGCAGCACCCAGGCGTTGCTATTCCAGTGTtaacactattttttttttggggggggggggggtccatgaGATAAATACAGTTTGGTGTTTCTATAGCGAGAGTTCTATATACACACTCACATATTTTATAGGTATAAAATATGTGTGCCTATGCACAggatgggggagaggaggaagacaCATACGTATGGTTCTACGCACTATACATCAGGGCGACGGGGGGGAAAGGAGCAGGCGGGGGGGTAGGTTTCAGTTCCCCCAGGGGGCTCCACtaagggtgggggtgggtggagtATTTACAGGGCAGCTTCCTCTCTGCACAGGGCTACTGACCCCCCCTTTCCTCTGTCCTCCCTGGGGGCCCAATCCAGTCCCCAGTTATTTACAGTCCCGGGGTGCAAGGGTGCCAACCTTTTACCCAGGCTGGGTTGGCAAACGACGCAGGCGGCCGCAGGGTCCGGGAAGAGaagttgtgcccccccccccttcactgctTCTTCTCGCGGGTGGTGATGGTGACCAACTGCTTGGCTGCCTTGGCAATGTCGTAGGCACATTGGATGACCTGCTGCGTCAAGAGCTGGTAGTCCACAGGGGCCCCGGGCTCGGGGGGCACGGTCTTGCGGCACTCGCTCTGCAGCCGGTACGCGCTGGCGTTGAGGAGGCGCAAGGAGCTGCGCACcgtctccagggcaggcttctgcAGAGGGGAGAAGGCAATCTCATCAAGACCAGGTGAAGCAAAGGCGCTTCTTCCAAAGCCCCTGATAAATGATGAGCCCGCAGCGGAGCCTCTctgctgcatctctgcatgatgTACTGTTCTGGGCTGGTTTCCACTAAAGGCATTGTGTCGATAGATCAAGTCTGATTGGCTCATTCCCAGAGATGTGACCTCAGGAGACACTGTTCCCTGCATCTCTGGCTTGAGTTGCACTCCTTGAAAATGTTAGTGGTGATTCATGCAGAGAAACAGAGGTGGCATTCAGAACACATACCTGAGAAGTTAACTTCAACAACAAGGCTGGAGAGAGTGTATTTCTATGTATGAAATTGAGCAGCCGAAGCCTTGTCACACATTTAAAACCAGCACAAAAACAGACTGTGTCTTCCAGAAGCCCTAAAAGCCGCTAAGACCGTCACGCCTGCTCCTTCCCAGCACCATCAGAAGACCAAATCAGCCCCAGACCTGCAAAAACCCCTCCCCAATGCTAGTCTGACCTGCAGTTAATCTGACTGCAGCCAGAAAATGCACCGTTGCTTCAGAGTTACAAATCCTTGCTCCTGAACAAGCAACTCGAGCTTACTGCAGGATTCAAACCCAGCTCGGGAGCAGAGAGACGACTCCTTTGGTTGGGTTTGATCAccagcctccccagcctccaagcTATACATAACACACTGTATACCAGGggtcgggtggaattctagcaggagccactttacatattaggccacacacccctgatgtagccaatcctccaagagcttgcaaggctcttttttggaagctcttggaggattggctacatcagggaagt
The Heteronotia binoei isolate CCM8104 ecotype False Entrance Well chromosome 18, APGP_CSIRO_Hbin_v1, whole genome shotgun sequence genome window above contains:
- the TP53I13 gene encoding tumor protein p53-inducible protein 13; this translates as MGEPPPPLLLLLLSLAGRGAAAGESNFQQDLPPEEHYHCLGKPWPIPQQGCRTLSKTYQAEESKIVADAEIVYNQSIPHSGPHRPFGAAPGEYQYCPPQRWLHNLKQGGVAFLYHPCAHPSLRGQLTLLARACLPDYILTPHDGLTQEWPLALVAWGATLQMAKVELAHAMAWLKKHATQESRSKPWVGRRYRHLMKRPAARYMDRAVCPAHRMQALQKLFCHLDTSRSRRELLASDKQGPEQLPRPHGSSDRNSAGAKEERAAAALPSASPCPQAKRKRVLEAAEARGSSQLPAVLQSLRLRLGSRPLVTTAQTPGGVAQKRECPCPEGGDPNQGPGLQLKAAKGQEAGGRVPTPRTEEAAWAASALTFLLVTLTLAVLYTRLHRNCRRGQSLYWTMSGEDGRETVATVIKRRILSAQSRRKKRLRQQKVLLQTTSSESSD